Proteins from one Actinomycetota bacterium genomic window:
- a CDS encoding DUF512 domain-containing protein, giving the protein PAAPPKPRTLVTGSLFAPVLRRLVPDAQVLSVRNRFFGGNVSVAGLLTGTDIIQAINAHGGHRYAIPDSVLNVDGVTLDDMTPEDIARETEVSVAVVESSPAGLAEALGLAAPQAPPDTTP; this is encoded by the coding sequence CCCGCCGCACCCCCCAAGCCCCGCACGCTCGTCACGGGCTCGCTGTTCGCGCCCGTCCTGCGCCGCCTCGTCCCCGACGCGCAGGTCCTCTCGGTGCGCAACCGGTTCTTCGGCGGCAACGTGTCCGTAGCGGGCCTGCTCACCGGCACGGACATCATCCAGGCCATCAACGCGCACGGCGGGCACCGCTACGCGATCCCGGACTCCGTGCTCAACGTCGACGGCGTCACGCTCGACGACATGACGCCCGAGGACATCGCGCGCGAGACCGAGGTGTCGGTCGCCGTGGTAGAATCCAGCCCCGCCGGGCTCGCGGAGGCACTGGGCCTCGCAGCGCCGCAGGCGCCCCCCGACACCACCCCCTGA
- a CDS encoding ribosome biogenesis GTPase Der, with amino-acid sequence MPVPIVAVVGRPNVGKSTFVNRIAQSQDAIVHEQAGVTRDRSYHRAEWNGVDFMLVDTGGIEMATADAFGSSIRGQALAAAEEADAVVFIVDGQTGVQADDEEVARLLKRSKTPVFLVVNKMDNPAKEEAIHEFWALGLGDPRPVSSVHGHGTGDVLDDLVAALPLIGEDEAADEIRVAIIGRPNAGKSSLLNKLAGAERSIVSEVAGTTRDSIDTVVELGETTYRLIDTAGLRRQSKIDESVEYYSFVRALRSIDRADVALLVVDASLGVTDQDQRVARFAEERGCALVVLLNKWDALEDDLAKEAVEDDLPRKLHFVDYAPVLRISALTGRGVAKILGAVDAVYEAFSSEIPTSALNKLLTEMREFGHTVSKGKRTLRVNYVTQTGTKPPIFTFFCNHPSLADDNFRRYTENRLRGAFELTGTPIRLRFRSKGEK; translated from the coding sequence ATGCCTGTGCCCATCGTCGCCGTGGTCGGCCGCCCCAACGTGGGCAAGTCGACCTTCGTCAACCGCATCGCGCAGTCCCAGGACGCCATCGTGCACGAGCAGGCGGGCGTGACGCGCGACCGCAGCTATCACCGCGCCGAGTGGAACGGCGTGGACTTCATGCTCGTCGACACCGGCGGCATCGAGATGGCCACGGCGGATGCGTTCGGCTCATCGATCCGCGGCCAGGCGCTCGCCGCCGCCGAGGAGGCCGACGCCGTCGTCTTCATCGTCGACGGCCAGACCGGGGTGCAGGCTGACGACGAGGAGGTCGCGCGGCTGCTCAAGCGCAGCAAGACCCCGGTGTTCCTCGTCGTGAACAAGATGGACAACCCCGCCAAGGAAGAGGCCATCCACGAGTTCTGGGCGCTTGGCCTCGGCGACCCGCGGCCCGTCAGCTCGGTGCACGGTCACGGCACCGGCGACGTGCTCGACGACCTGGTCGCCGCCCTGCCGCTCATCGGCGAGGATGAGGCCGCCGACGAGATCCGCGTCGCCATCATCGGCAGGCCGAACGCAGGCAAGTCGTCGCTGCTCAACAAGCTCGCCGGCGCGGAGCGCTCGATCGTGTCCGAGGTCGCCGGCACCACGCGCGACTCGATCGACACGGTCGTCGAGCTGGGCGAGACCACGTACCGCCTCATCGACACCGCCGGCCTGCGCAGGCAGTCCAAGATCGACGAGTCGGTCGAGTACTACTCGTTCGTGCGGGCGCTGCGCTCCATCGACCGCGCCGACGTGGCGCTGCTCGTGGTCGACGCGTCGCTCGGCGTCACCGACCAGGATCAGCGCGTGGCGCGTTTCGCCGAGGAGCGCGGATGCGCGCTCGTGGTGCTGCTCAACAAGTGGGACGCGCTCGAGGACGACCTGGCCAAGGAGGCCGTCGAGGACGACCTGCCGCGCAAGCTGCACTTCGTCGACTACGCGCCGGTGCTGCGCATCAGCGCGCTGACCGGCCGCGGCGTGGCCAAGATCCTCGGCGCGGTGGACGCGGTGTACGAGGCGTTCTCCTCGGAGATCCCGACGAGCGCGCTCAACAAGCTGCTCACCGAGATGCGCGAGTTCGGCCACACGGTCAGCAAGGGCAAGCGGACGCTGCGGGTGAACTACGTGACGCAGACCGGCACGAAGCCGCCGATCTTCACGTTCTTCTGCAACCATCCGTCGCTGGCCGACGACAACTTCCGCCGCTACACCGAGAACCGCCTGCGCGGCGCGTTCGAACTCACCGGCACGCCCATCCGTCTGCGCTTCCGCAGCAAGGGGGAGAAG